The Leucobacter viscericola genome includes a window with the following:
- a CDS encoding LuxR family transcriptional regulator, whose translation MSDRMDSLRFGVETLLSGENLDVVGMRGSGRTLFLNDLIDRLGDEGWKAVRIRGNASLASVNFGALMTAGILPGTAGPGKSQLATAIDSLLEYAGEDEFVFVVDNWDDLDESTWGVIEVVRQRTRHPVAVSRLLGRKVRQTPSGLHSASSTNALVATVDPLRFAEMTEMAEAQLGGSVDPTTLSRLYAKSGGLAGIATKMLASGALSGRLVQRNGVWIAVRSLWSPALNGVLEAYLEPLNAGERDAVQTIALAGVCDVETLRDVVDWSILESLEASALLKVYASGTRQLVTLYPPALVEYLRSDSQRIQKIRLTDVLLSKLGTQPLAPFAVASPDGHLSSEDGAIFTRLTHEQAQTRAQVTYAEWKREPSAETARHLIRAMHVVGSTPEEFVTIFETPLQESNNYSAEADYLCLRAEWMAYETKDVDGAIALLESAPERWGSYRRISEAFSVTLQSSLRRIPEDYASILEITHDLPSDVEIALLRSQMYVLISVGRFEAAQRAYDRVDALSRLRLGNAPNALYGIALLGQGRADSALAWARQGYEDSRNALDFEAVRTHASALVYCLEADGRFDDAEEILSAIFPAGRPPRLLESASAQFVLEVTSGLIAARSGEAAQAEASLSAVQEMGLPDGPMPNESVAILRAQVLIGEGKPDEAAEVLWASGQDLLDRGMIYAGVLLQLSSIRTSPNDERLEEAAQTAKLVEGEFVAALVDYLRFVSLGNGDNVEELADRLVRAGRSGLAILALDHAIRWDHEQQGGRRSAQLVDFRVQLIQSLPANHYEVAGYNPQVSGLTTRETEVAVLIAKGLTNRQIAERLVLSVRTVETHVRHILRKTNSATRDDVQYSIQVDR comes from the coding sequence ATGTCTGATCGAATGGACTCTTTGCGGTTTGGGGTGGAAACACTGCTTAGCGGTGAGAACCTCGACGTTGTTGGTATGCGTGGAAGCGGCAGAACACTCTTCCTGAACGATCTGATTGACCGCTTGGGTGACGAGGGCTGGAAGGCCGTGCGGATCCGCGGGAACGCGTCGCTCGCCAGCGTAAACTTCGGGGCGCTGATGACGGCCGGGATCCTGCCCGGAACAGCAGGGCCCGGGAAGTCGCAACTGGCGACGGCAATAGACTCACTGCTTGAGTACGCGGGCGAGGACGAGTTCGTTTTTGTTGTTGATAACTGGGACGATCTTGACGAGTCCACGTGGGGTGTCATCGAGGTGGTTCGCCAGCGCACGCGGCACCCCGTTGCGGTGTCGCGATTGCTCGGTCGTAAGGTGAGGCAGACGCCGAGTGGGCTGCACTCCGCTTCGTCAACCAACGCACTTGTGGCGACTGTTGATCCGCTCAGATTCGCGGAGATGACTGAGATGGCGGAAGCGCAACTCGGTGGCAGTGTAGATCCAACAACCCTCAGTCGCCTCTACGCAAAATCTGGTGGGCTTGCCGGTATCGCCACAAAAATGCTTGCGTCGGGGGCGCTGAGCGGCAGGCTCGTTCAGCGCAACGGCGTTTGGATCGCGGTTCGCAGCCTGTGGTCGCCAGCGCTGAACGGAGTGCTGGAGGCGTACCTCGAACCTCTCAACGCGGGGGAGCGGGACGCCGTTCAGACGATCGCCCTGGCGGGAGTGTGCGACGTCGAGACGCTGCGCGACGTTGTCGACTGGAGCATCCTCGAATCTCTTGAGGCGAGCGCTCTGCTGAAAGTGTACGCGTCGGGAACTCGGCAGCTCGTGACGCTGTACCCACCTGCGCTGGTCGAATACCTGCGGAGTGACTCGCAAAGAATACAGAAGATTCGCCTGACTGATGTACTGCTGAGCAAACTCGGAACTCAGCCGCTCGCACCGTTCGCCGTTGCCTCGCCAGACGGGCACCTCTCTTCTGAGGACGGCGCGATCTTCACGAGGCTCACACACGAGCAGGCTCAAACGCGAGCCCAGGTGACCTACGCCGAATGGAAGCGCGAGCCATCGGCTGAAACCGCAAGGCACCTTATTCGGGCGATGCACGTGGTTGGCAGCACCCCCGAAGAATTCGTGACCATTTTTGAGACCCCCTTGCAAGAGAGCAACAACTACAGCGCGGAAGCCGACTACCTGTGCTTGCGAGCCGAGTGGATGGCCTACGAGACCAAAGACGTTGATGGGGCGATAGCGCTTCTCGAGAGTGCACCGGAACGCTGGGGCTCGTATCGCAGAATCTCGGAAGCGTTTTCGGTGACGCTGCAGAGTTCGCTGCGGCGAATCCCTGAGGACTACGCCTCAATACTGGAGATTACACACGACCTGCCGAGCGACGTCGAGATCGCTCTCCTGCGTTCCCAGATGTACGTGCTCATCTCAGTTGGGCGATTCGAAGCCGCACAGCGAGCCTACGACCGTGTTGATGCGCTGTCGCGGCTGCGGCTTGGCAACGCCCCCAACGCGCTGTACGGCATTGCCCTGTTGGGGCAGGGTCGGGCCGACTCCGCGCTTGCCTGGGCTAGGCAAGGATACGAGGACTCCCGCAACGCGCTCGATTTTGAGGCCGTTCGCACCCACGCTTCAGCGCTGGTGTACTGCCTCGAGGCCGACGGCCGCTTTGACGATGCCGAGGAGATCCTCAGTGCTATCTTCCCGGCAGGGCGACCGCCGAGGCTGCTTGAGTCGGCCTCCGCGCAGTTTGTGCTTGAGGTGACCTCGGGTTTGATTGCGGCACGGAGCGGCGAAGCCGCCCAGGCCGAGGCTTCGCTGAGTGCGGTTCAAGAGATGGGACTGCCCGACGGGCCGATGCCGAATGAGAGTGTGGCGATCCTGCGGGCACAGGTGTTGATCGGCGAGGGAAAGCCCGACGAGGCCGCCGAAGTGCTGTGGGCCAGCGGACAGGACCTCTTAGATCGTGGAATGATCTACGCGGGAGTGTTACTGCAGCTCTCGTCGATCCGCACCTCACCCAATGACGAACGGCTTGAAGAGGCCGCACAAACCGCAAAGCTGGTTGAGGGTGAGTTTGTTGCCGCACTCGTTGACTACCTGAGGTTCGTGTCTCTCGGCAATGGCGATAACGTCGAAGAGCTTGCTGACCGGCTCGTTCGAGCTGGTCGCAGTGGGCTCGCGATCCTCGCGCTGGATCACGCGATTCGCTGGGATCACGAGCAGCAGGGAGGCCGCAGATCTGCCCAGCTGGTTGATTTCAGAGTGCAGCTGATCCAATCTCTGCCCGCGAACCACTACGAGGTCGCGGGGTACAACCCGCAGGTATCAGGGCTCACCACTAGGGAGACTGAGGTGGCGGTGCTGATCGCGAAGGGCCTGACCAACAGGCAGATTGCGGAGCGGCTTGTTCTGAGCGTGCGAACCGTTGAGACCCATGTTCGCCATATTCTGCGAAAGACGAACAGCGCCACAAGGGACGACGTTCAATACTCGATCCAGGTGGATCGCTAG
- a CDS encoding Ig-like domain repeat protein: MVALGAVALGAAGVGTIASPANAVEAPSLTKVDRMEGHWTFFSYDGTRAPVAYQYGLNKSGYFNFDYTDWDVNRTDMPQSLIDLAGVVSMPAVGKTGEIMVGTNRQCFQYFPADTNRIRTSTCDGSAAQQFDIVDTGNGNNTFYVMQGGLYLTDMSGFGVMSSKWNRTHAFYLPPFSPVADSTVSLADATGTVGDVSVTYGQAASVSVPVTDAPPYSSIVVSVDGVAQPAVKVNTTTPKVTLPAGAYPAGEHDITASLVNTGDNSTVYAISSAKLRVAQAASTTSLELGEDFVSVTGKVAGQYGTIPTGTVTLTFEGKTVGTATLAADGTYSTTLTGWSATGILERDLIANYAGDTNHTASSVTVAVPANHAEPTVTLGDGDGKAGDVTVTYGQPAKIGVAVTDAPANSSVVVWVDGLAQTPVALTGTTATITVPAGAYTAGDHKVTMTLVDAATGSTLYASGDAKLIVKQATTKTTVALNKDQKSVAGKVTAQYGTIPTGTVTLTFEGKQVGTATVAKDGSYKATLTGWTIPAKATKRTLLANYAGDKNHVKSTVSQVVTVDGSKVPGGLCSAPRPIPVFADTPLAHKFYKEIDWMECMKYSTGWRQPVGKPLYKPADNLERQAMAAFIFRMEAPKSYKAPAVSPFADVKPGDSYYKEIAWMYEAKLSTGYKEAAGKPTFRPHDSLSREAMAAFIYRLEAPKNYKAPAVSPMADMKPGMSFYKEISWMYDVKLSTGNKTATGKEYWPKDNLSRQAMAAFIYRLVLDYRA, translated from the coding sequence ATGGTTGCACTGGGCGCTGTTGCGCTCGGCGCGGCTGGCGTCGGCACAATCGCCTCGCCCGCGAACGCGGTTGAGGCACCGAGTCTCACAAAAGTAGACCGCATGGAAGGCCACTGGACTTTCTTTAGCTATGACGGGACCCGCGCGCCCGTCGCATACCAATACGGCCTCAACAAGAGCGGTTACTTTAACTTTGATTACACGGACTGGGACGTAAACCGGACCGATATGCCGCAATCGCTCATCGACCTCGCTGGTGTTGTCTCAATGCCCGCAGTGGGCAAGACAGGCGAGATCATGGTCGGCACAAACCGGCAGTGCTTCCAGTACTTTCCTGCCGATACAAACAGAATCAGGACTAGCACGTGCGATGGTTCTGCTGCGCAGCAGTTTGACATCGTCGACACCGGTAACGGGAACAACACCTTCTACGTAATGCAGGGTGGCCTCTACCTCACCGACATGAGCGGCTTCGGTGTGATGTCCAGCAAGTGGAATCGAACCCACGCTTTCTATCTCCCCCCTTTCTCGCCAGTCGCAGACTCGACGGTCTCTCTGGCAGATGCCACCGGCACTGTCGGTGACGTTTCGGTCACCTACGGCCAGGCTGCCTCGGTCAGCGTGCCGGTAACTGATGCGCCGCCTTACTCGAGCATTGTCGTATCCGTTGACGGTGTTGCACAACCCGCCGTCAAGGTGAACACCACCACTCCAAAGGTCACGCTGCCAGCCGGCGCATACCCGGCTGGTGAGCACGACATCACAGCCTCACTCGTCAACACGGGTGACAACTCCACCGTGTACGCAATCAGCTCCGCAAAGCTGCGGGTGGCACAGGCCGCCTCAACTACTTCACTGGAACTCGGTGAAGACTTCGTCTCGGTCACGGGCAAGGTTGCTGGCCAGTACGGCACCATCCCAACCGGAACCGTCACTCTCACCTTCGAGGGCAAGACTGTTGGAACCGCAACTCTCGCAGCAGATGGCACCTACTCGACCACCCTTACGGGATGGTCTGCAACGGGCATTCTTGAGCGCGACCTCATTGCGAACTATGCCGGTGACACAAACCACACCGCTTCCAGCGTGACCGTAGCGGTTCCCGCAAACCATGCAGAACCAACCGTCACCCTGGGTGACGGCGACGGTAAGGCTGGCGACGTAACGGTGACCTATGGCCAGCCGGCAAAAATCGGAGTTGCGGTAACCGATGCCCCCGCTAATTCGAGCGTTGTTGTTTGGGTCGACGGCCTCGCGCAGACCCCTGTCGCGTTGACAGGCACCACTGCGACTATCACGGTTCCTGCAGGCGCTTACACCGCGGGCGACCACAAGGTCACCATGACCCTCGTTGATGCGGCTACCGGTTCTACGCTGTACGCGTCGGGTGACGCGAAGTTGATCGTGAAGCAGGCGACCACCAAGACCACAGTCGCGCTAAATAAGGATCAGAAGTCAGTTGCTGGCAAGGTCACCGCACAGTACGGCACGATTCCGACCGGTACCGTTACCCTCACGTTCGAGGGCAAGCAAGTTGGCACAGCGACCGTCGCGAAAGATGGCAGCTACAAGGCCACGCTGACCGGCTGGACTATCCCGGCCAAGGCCACAAAGCGCACCCTCCTTGCAAACTACGCGGGCGACAAGAACCACGTAAAGTCAACCGTGTCGCAGGTCGTCACTGTTGATGGGTCGAAGGTTCCGGGCGGTCTCTGCTCTGCTCCTCGTCCGATCCCTGTGTTCGCTGACACCCCTCTCGCTCACAAGTTCTACAAAGAGATCGACTGGATGGAGTGCATGAAGTACTCGACCGGATGGCGCCAGCCCGTTGGCAAGCCGCTCTACAAGCCTGCCGACAATCTGGAGCGTCAGGCAATGGCAGCGTTCATCTTCCGTATGGAAGCTCCTAAGAGCTACAAGGCACCTGCCGTGTCACCGTTTGCTGATGTGAAGCCGGGCGACTCCTATTACAAGGAGATCGCGTGGATGTACGAAGCGAAGCTCTCCACTGGCTACAAGGAAGCCGCTGGCAAGCCGACGTTCCGCCCGCACGATTCCCTCTCACGTGAAGCAATGGCGGCGTTTATCTACCGCCTCGAGGCTCCCAAGAACTACAAGGCACCTGCGGTGTCACCGATGGCTGATATGAAGCCCGGAATGTCGTTCTACAAGGAGATCTCGTGGATGTACGACGTGAAGCTCTCGACCGGCAACAAGACCGCGACCGGCAAGGAGTACTGGCCTAAGGACAACCTGTCGCGTCAAGCGATGGCAGCGTTCATCTACCGCCTGGTGCTCGACTACCGCGCCTAA
- a CDS encoding helix-turn-helix transcriptional regulator → MEQLGRLTQVERLLRGRSDELAIAAELLRTRSSIDIVGAHLSGRTSFLKELGRRLDSVGLDYLFISGIEDFQDHPFGTLMASGLFAPNDANVTVSRAIEALSNQLGDGRAVILVDNWNDLDDLSRGVIQSVSAQRNVPVASTRLSVPAPRSRAAEKHSAAARSRLLIEMKPVSSDDLALILRDYLGGAVDASLGARIFSKSGGNIGLAIKLADSAVTHKRILSEGTAWRVKHDLWNPALLGVIEDFLTGLTPTAQDALEVLALSGVRELPAATKLVGWDMLEELESHSFLKMYSAQDQNLLTLSPPLIVEYFRRSPATLRRLRQEQLIEHKLGCAIPHASAEHQAADALESDAEQDAMFTRIIREQAKSRALEAAERWQHDPTADSCVAYVKALAKTDASMLDIESALYATPATGSLAAQAELVRLRAEWRACTLNDLDGALADLEASRDQLGEYERCVDAYAVTLESMLRSVPEDFEARLTPSPGLVAPVEDKLGRTLALVLSITGRFDEAKDAYDRTVQAITTGNDPLLNYILFGQGHVQQAHARSAEGFEHALAELDLEGCHAHAVVLSGILIPDGRFTELKRILATILSAGGSARFLAEWSTQQSLEVSAAVLALHQGRPKTALAHLEAADEFGLEGPFQAQSSQWAAAQLMIQQGEQASAAELLWEESIHLWRRNAKPAAVYGMLRSIEISPSPQRLALTQTKLKTIQSPSLSAYFDYLLLVQENRYNNTAEVAAKLLDTMQTALALSSYRAAADHFRKAGDTERTEAMNEALAKLKKQHSEVSDAGMGQAPHPSLTPRELQVAWLVAFGRSNQEIAEELTLSVRTVETHVHKIMKKTNAKTRLQVADRL, encoded by the coding sequence TTGGAACAACTCGGCAGACTCACGCAGGTGGAGCGGCTACTTCGCGGACGCAGCGACGAGCTCGCCATCGCGGCAGAACTCCTGCGCACACGCAGCAGCATCGATATCGTCGGCGCACACTTGAGCGGACGCACCTCGTTTTTGAAAGAACTGGGGCGTCGCCTCGACAGCGTTGGGCTCGATTACCTGTTCATCAGCGGTATTGAAGATTTTCAGGATCACCCCTTCGGCACGCTGATGGCGTCCGGACTCTTTGCACCAAACGATGCAAACGTAACCGTCTCGCGCGCGATCGAGGCCCTCAGCAATCAACTGGGCGACGGCAGGGCCGTCATTTTGGTCGACAACTGGAACGACCTCGACGACCTCTCGCGGGGTGTCATTCAGTCGGTCTCGGCGCAGCGAAATGTTCCAGTCGCCAGCACGCGCCTCAGCGTTCCGGCTCCACGCTCGCGTGCAGCGGAGAAGCACTCCGCCGCGGCGCGATCCAGACTGCTGATCGAAATGAAGCCGGTCTCCTCCGACGATCTTGCACTCATTCTTCGTGATTACCTTGGGGGTGCTGTCGATGCCTCGCTCGGAGCGAGGATCTTCTCGAAGTCCGGCGGAAACATTGGCCTCGCGATCAAGCTCGCAGACTCTGCGGTCACTCACAAGAGGATCCTGTCAGAGGGCACCGCGTGGAGGGTCAAACACGATCTCTGGAACCCGGCACTGCTTGGTGTAATCGAAGACTTTCTCACCGGTCTGACCCCAACCGCGCAAGATGCCCTTGAGGTGCTCGCACTGTCGGGCGTTCGTGAGCTCCCCGCAGCGACAAAACTCGTCGGGTGGGACATGCTTGAAGAGCTTGAGTCGCACTCCTTCCTCAAAATGTATTCGGCTCAGGATCAGAACCTCCTCACGCTCTCACCTCCCCTCATCGTGGAGTATTTTCGGCGGTCACCCGCAACGCTCAGAAGGCTTCGCCAAGAACAGCTCATCGAGCACAAACTGGGTTGTGCGATTCCGCACGCGTCCGCCGAGCACCAGGCAGCAGACGCTCTTGAATCAGACGCTGAGCAAGATGCCATGTTCACCCGGATCATTCGCGAGCAGGCAAAGTCACGCGCCCTCGAAGCTGCTGAGCGCTGGCAGCACGATCCCACGGCAGACTCTTGTGTGGCCTACGTTAAGGCTCTCGCAAAAACTGATGCCTCGATGCTCGACATCGAATCGGCGTTGTATGCCACGCCAGCAACCGGCTCGCTGGCTGCACAGGCTGAACTTGTGAGGCTTCGGGCGGAGTGGCGCGCCTGCACGCTCAACGATCTGGATGGCGCCCTCGCCGACCTTGAAGCGAGCAGAGATCAGCTGGGCGAATACGAGCGTTGCGTCGACGCCTACGCGGTCACTCTTGAGTCCATGCTGAGGTCGGTGCCCGAAGACTTCGAGGCACGACTTACGCCCAGCCCGGGCCTTGTTGCCCCTGTTGAAGACAAGCTCGGCAGAACACTCGCTCTGGTTCTGAGCATCACCGGCCGTTTCGACGAGGCAAAGGATGCCTACGACCGCACGGTTCAGGCGATAACAACCGGCAACGACCCGCTGCTGAACTACATTCTTTTTGGGCAGGGGCACGTACAGCAGGCACACGCACGCTCGGCCGAGGGGTTCGAGCATGCCCTGGCTGAGCTGGATCTCGAGGGCTGCCACGCTCACGCGGTGGTGCTTTCAGGGATCCTGATCCCAGATGGCAGGTTCACAGAGCTCAAGCGCATCCTGGCAACGATCCTCTCCGCCGGCGGATCCGCCCGTTTTCTTGCTGAGTGGTCGACGCAGCAGAGTCTTGAGGTCAGCGCGGCGGTTCTCGCGCTGCACCAGGGACGCCCGAAGACCGCGCTCGCGCACCTCGAAGCCGCCGACGAGTTTGGCCTCGAGGGCCCCTTCCAGGCGCAGTCATCGCAGTGGGCCGCGGCTCAGCTCATGATTCAACAGGGTGAGCAGGCAAGCGCGGCTGAACTGTTGTGGGAAGAGTCGATTCACTTGTGGCGACGCAACGCAAAACCCGCGGCGGTCTACGGCATGCTTCGGAGCATCGAAATCTCGCCTTCCCCGCAGCGCCTCGCGCTCACACAAACGAAACTGAAGACGATTCAGTCGCCATCACTCTCCGCTTACTTCGATTACCTCCTGCTTGTGCAGGAGAACAGGTACAACAACACTGCCGAAGTGGCGGCCAAGCTGCTTGACACCATGCAGACCGCACTTGCGCTCTCGAGCTATCGAGCCGCCGCGGATCACTTTCGCAAGGCTGGCGACACCGAGCGGACCGAGGCTATGAACGAGGCACTCGCGAAACTGAAGAAGCAGCACAGTGAGGTCTCAGATGCCGGGATGGGGCAGGCTCCACACCCGAGCCTCACACCCCGCGAGCTCCAGGTCGCATGGCTGGTCGCCTTTGGCAGAAGTAACCAGGAGATCGCGGAGGAGCTCACTCTCAGCGTCAGAACGGTAGAAACTCATGTTCACAAGATCATGAAAAAGACAAACGCCAAAACCCGCCTGCAGGTTGCGGACCGGCTCTGA